A region of the Patescibacteria group bacterium genome:
CATTATTAACAACCCCATCTTTTTCCCAAATATTTTCTGGGGAAAATAACGGTTCTTTCAACCTGCCTAAAATTTTTAATGGATTTTTTAAATCAAGTAATGCTGCTGCTGCATGATAAATTTTCCCAAGCGGAGTATCTTCAACAGTGTGGTATATAATAAGCCAACCATCCTTTGTTTTTATTGGAGGACATCCACCACCTATATTCCTACTTTCAAACCAGAAAAGAGGATCCAAAACAATAGAGTCTCCTAAATTTTTAAAATGATCACGCCAATAATTATCATTTAATTCAGAAAAATTATTAAAATAAACAATTTGAATCCCTGGGAGTATACGGTGAAAAAGAGCAAATTTATTATTTATTTTTTCTGGAAATAAACAAGCATCTTTTTCAAATAATAAAACATCTCCCCCTAATCTTTCTTTAAAAAGCATTTCAAACATCACATATCTCTCTCTTATTTTTGAATCACGAAATATGTCTTCAGCCTCATCATAAGAAATTTGTGGAGATATTAAACCTTTTTTCTCAAAATTAACTAAATCCTCACTTGTAGCATATGCAATCAAAGCATTTCTACCATCATATGCTGTATAAAAAATATAATATAATCCATCTAAAAAAGTAATTCTTGGATCTTCTACTCCCATTTTTTCGTATTCAAATTCTGGAAAAATAATTGGTTTATTTAATCTTTCTATAACTTTATTATCTTTTAACTGACAATAACCTATTGAGGAAACATTAGAATTAGAAACTGCCCTATAAAACATATGTACAATTCCATCTACCAATATACACGCTGGATTCAATACGCACTTATTTTCAAACTCTAAATCAGTTTTTTCTAAGATTATACCTTCATTTTTGACGTTCAACATAAATATTTAATAAAATTATTTATAAAATACATTATTATCATTTTTACACAATTCAATATAA
Encoded here:
- a CDS encoding pesticidal protein Cry7Aa, with the protein product MLNVKNEGIILEKTDLEFENKCVLNPACILVDGIVHMFYRAVSNSNVSSIGYCQLKDNKVIERLNKPIIFPEFEYEKMGVEDPRITFLDGLYYIFYTAYDGRNALIAYATSEDLVNFEKKGLISPQISYDEAEDIFRDSKIRERYVMFEMLFKERLGGDVLLFEKDACLFPEKINNKFALFHRILPGIQIVYFNNFSELNDNYWRDHFKNLGDSIVLDPLFWFESRNIGGGCPPIKTKDGWLIIYHTVEDTPLGKIYHAAAALLDLKNPLKILGRLKEPLFSPENIWEKDGVVNNVVFPTGAFIEEERLFIYYGAADKLIAAKSINLSELLKELKNN